A portion of the Deltaproteobacteria bacterium genome contains these proteins:
- a CDS encoding TIGR04053 family radical SAM/SPASM domain-containing protein produces the protein MTPTRTHPDLSGVDFDRVPFIVIWEVTRACDLACVHCRAEAVAFRDPRELTTAEAFQLLDQTAEFGSPLFVLTGGDPIKRPDIFEIIGHGDRLGLRMTMTPSGTPLMTPTVIDRLKAAGLARMAVSLDGPNAETHDRFRRVRGSFDWSLGMLGHARRIGLSTQVNTTVTRFNFEHFDSMAELMSGLGIDLWSVFFLVPTGRGRPEDEISAAQYEVVFEKMLALSQRVSFDIKSTAAPHYRRFLLQRRTAARRSNQPMSPRRGVGFAIKGGGSRAAKSVNDGNGFVFVSHTGDIFPSGFLPLSAGNVRATALATVYRDSELFRTLRDYSQLKGKCGVCEFRAVCGGSRARAFSLTRDYLESDPFCAYVPGPYQKLIAAGAAEPIDRYFAARIKVV, from the coding sequence ATGACCCCGACCCGCACGCACCCCGATCTCTCCGGCGTCGACTTCGACCGCGTACCATTCATCGTCATCTGGGAAGTCACCCGCGCCTGTGATCTCGCCTGCGTTCACTGCCGCGCCGAGGCGGTGGCGTTCCGTGATCCGCGCGAGCTGACCACCGCCGAAGCGTTCCAGCTCCTCGATCAGACCGCCGAGTTCGGTAGCCCGTTGTTCGTGCTCACCGGCGGCGATCCGATCAAGCGACCGGACATCTTCGAGATCATTGGTCATGGCGATCGCCTCGGCTTGCGCATGACGATGACGCCGTCGGGCACGCCGCTGATGACGCCGACGGTGATTGACCGACTCAAGGCAGCCGGCCTCGCTCGCATGGCCGTCAGTCTGGACGGGCCGAACGCGGAGACGCACGATCGCTTTCGCCGCGTGCGCGGTTCGTTCGATTGGTCGCTCGGCATGCTGGGTCACGCCCGCCGCATCGGCTTGTCGACCCAGGTCAACACCACCGTCACGCGTTTCAACTTCGAACACTTCGACTCGATGGCCGAATTGATGAGCGGGCTCGGTATCGACTTGTGGAGCGTGTTCTTCCTAGTGCCGACCGGGCGCGGCCGACCAGAGGACGAGATCAGCGCCGCACAGTACGAAGTGGTCTTCGAAAAGATGCTCGCGCTGTCGCAACGCGTTTCGTTCGATATCAAGAGCACGGCGGCGCCGCACTACCGGCGCTTCCTGCTGCAGCGGCGCACCGCGGCTCGGCGTAGCAATCAGCCTATGTCGCCGCGGCGCGGCGTCGGTTTCGCCATCAAAGGGGGCGGGTCGCGCGCCGCCAAGAGCGTCAACGACGGCAACGGCTTCGTGTTCGTCTCGCACACCGGCGACATTTTTCCGAGCGGCTTCCTGCCGCTGTCCGCCGGCAATGTGAGAGCGACCGCGCTGGCGACCGTTTATCGCGACAGCGAGTTGTTCCGGACGCTCCGCGACTACTCGCAACTCAAGGGCAAGTGTGGCGTGTGTGAGTTCCGCGCAGTCTGCGGTGGTTCACGCGCGCGTGCCTTCAGCCTGACCCGCGACTATCTCGAATCGGATCCGTTTTGCGCCTACGTGCCAGGTCCATATCAGAAACTGATCGCTGCCGGCGCGGCCGAGCCAATCGACCGCTACTTCGCCGCCCGCATCAAGGTTGTGTGA
- a CDS encoding PAS domain S-box protein, with translation MNESRTRRRQAPDVATPFGAPRPARHARQATIETRDSEQRLHDLIESLDAIVWEADPDTFEFSFVSGHAETILGYPISQWLSEPAFLLNHIHADDVEMVRERYAAVMAVGGPFSHRCDYRVVAADGRAVWMEGVCRVTRDASGRPRRLSGVLLDITDRKAVERHLRLSEQRHQALVDAESECVGVVAHDHTLVSINRAGLAMVEADSLAQVGGQPVLPLIADQDRAAFADLTARVCRGAEDFLEFDIVGLKGTHRTLETHAVPLRNERGEPIAALGITRDITERKHVERALRTRAHQQAVLADFGQRALGLSDLTALMNEAVVLIAQTLAVEYCKVLELLSDGSRMRLVAGVGWHDGLIGRATVGVDRESQAGYTLMTDAPVVVEDLRSETRFSGPQLLREHGVVSGISVVIRGSAERYGVLGAHTTQRRSFSPDDVHFTQTMANIVAQSIQRHHATAALRESEERYRRLFETAPDAVMLCDGELELVAVNPSGVALFGYDSAEEMIGKDVREFYAPENRGATAAAKERLLRVGAMKGLERVGLKKDGTRLPLEGSAALILDADRKPKAIIGMLRDVSERKQAEREIHRLNTELERRVAERTAELEAANEELEAFSYSVSHDLRAPLRSIGGFGRALAEDCAAQIDAQGLHYLARIRAGAERMDQQIDAMLSLSHVTRCELHRESIDLSALAERVAAELRATQPERIVEFVVHPGLVADADARLMRVLLENLLGNAWKYTRKHVTARIEFGSLADGVWPMAKDRTQAGQDGGDQVPSAISESSSFATTAPASTWATSIGCSAPSSVCTALTSSRAAASAWSRCSASCAATAARCGPKARSNAARPSRSHWEQPSTARPTSRRNEPGPTTNAQSQAGPRSQARIARGHCHLTGIAAAI, from the coding sequence ATGAACGAGTCGAGAACCCGCAGGCGGCAGGCACCCGACGTTGCAACGCCCTTCGGCGCACCGCGCCCTGCCCGCCATGCACGGCAAGCAACCATCGAAACGCGGGACAGCGAGCAGCGCTTGCACGATCTGATCGAGTCGCTCGACGCTATCGTCTGGGAAGCCGACCCCGACACCTTCGAGTTCTCCTTCGTCAGCGGTCACGCGGAAACCATACTCGGCTACCCCATCTCGCAATGGCTGAGCGAGCCCGCTTTCCTGCTCAACCACATCCATGCGGACGACGTCGAGATGGTCCGCGAACGATACGCAGCCGTGATGGCCGTCGGTGGTCCGTTCAGTCATCGCTGCGACTACCGCGTCGTGGCGGCCGACGGCCGCGCGGTGTGGATGGAGGGTGTGTGTCGGGTGACGCGCGACGCCAGCGGCAGGCCGCGCCGGCTCAGCGGCGTGCTGCTCGACATCACCGATCGCAAAGCGGTCGAGCGCCACTTGCGGCTGAGCGAGCAACGGCACCAAGCGCTGGTCGACGCCGAATCCGAGTGCGTCGGGGTCGTCGCTCATGACCATACGCTCGTGAGCATCAATCGCGCCGGTCTGGCGATGGTCGAGGCGGACTCCTTGGCGCAAGTCGGCGGGCAGCCCGTGTTGCCACTGATCGCGGACCAAGACCGCGCCGCGTTCGCGGACCTCACCGCACGGGTGTGCCGCGGTGCGGAAGACTTCCTCGAATTTGACATCGTCGGGTTGAAGGGAACGCACCGCACCCTCGAAACCCACGCGGTGCCGCTGCGCAATGAACGCGGCGAGCCGATCGCCGCGCTCGGCATCACCCGCGACATCACCGAACGCAAACACGTGGAGCGCGCGCTCCGCACCCGCGCCCATCAGCAAGCGGTGCTGGCCGACTTCGGACAACGCGCGCTCGGGCTCAGCGATCTCACCGCGTTGATGAACGAAGCCGTCGTGCTGATCGCGCAGACTCTCGCGGTTGAGTACTGCAAGGTGCTCGAACTCCTCAGCGATGGCAGCCGCATGCGGTTGGTCGCCGGAGTCGGCTGGCACGATGGCTTGATCGGCCGCGCAACCGTCGGCGTCGATCGCGAGTCGCAGGCCGGCTATACCTTGATGACCGATGCCCCGGTGGTGGTCGAGGACTTGCGCAGCGAGACGCGGTTCAGCGGTCCGCAGTTGCTGCGCGAACATGGCGTGGTCAGCGGCATCAGCGTCGTGATTCGCGGATCGGCCGAGCGCTACGGTGTTCTCGGCGCGCACACGACGCAGCGGCGGAGTTTCTCTCCCGACGACGTGCACTTCACCCAGACGATGGCCAACATCGTCGCCCAATCCATTCAGCGTCACCACGCCACCGCCGCGCTGCGCGAGAGCGAAGAACGCTATCGACGGTTGTTTGAAACCGCGCCCGATGCCGTCATGCTGTGCGACGGCGAGCTCGAGCTAGTCGCCGTCAACCCATCCGGCGTGGCGTTGTTCGGCTACGACAGCGCCGAGGAGATGATCGGCAAGGACGTGCGCGAATTTTACGCGCCCGAAAATCGAGGCGCGACGGCCGCCGCCAAGGAGAGGCTGCTCCGCGTGGGGGCGATGAAGGGTCTCGAGCGCGTGGGTTTGAAGAAGGATGGCACCCGTCTTCCGCTCGAAGGGAGCGCGGCCTTGATCCTGGACGCCGACCGGAAGCCCAAGGCGATTATCGGCATGTTGCGCGACGTCAGCGAGCGCAAGCAGGCCGAGCGAGAGATTCACCGCCTCAACACAGAACTGGAGCGGCGCGTGGCCGAACGCACCGCCGAGCTCGAGGCCGCCAACGAAGAACTCGAGGCGTTCAGCTACTCCGTATCGCACGACTTGCGCGCACCGCTGCGCAGCATTGGCGGCTTCGGCCGCGCGTTGGCAGAAGACTGCGCCGCGCAGATCGACGCGCAGGGCCTGCACTACCTCGCGCGCATCCGCGCCGGGGCCGAGCGGATGGACCAGCAGATCGACGCGATGCTGAGCCTCTCGCACGTCACCCGTTGCGAGCTGCACCGCGAGTCGATCGACTTGAGTGCGCTCGCCGAGCGAGTCGCCGCGGAATTGCGGGCCACACAGCCCGAGCGGATCGTGGAGTTCGTCGTCCACCCAGGGCTGGTCGCCGACGCCGATGCGCGACTGATGCGCGTGCTGTTGGAAAACCTCCTCGGAAACGCCTGGAAGTACACGCGCAAGCATGTGACGGCGCGCATCGAATTCGGCAGCCTGGCCGATGGCGTATGGCCGATGGCTAAGGACCGGACCCAGGCTGGGCAGGACGGCGGGGATCAAGTGCCATCAGCCATCAGCGAGTCTTCTTCGTTCGCGACGACGGCGCCGGCTTCGACATGGGCTACGTCGATCGGTTGTTCCGCCCCTTCCAGCGTCTGCACGGCGCTAACGAGTTCGAGGGCAGCGGCATCGGCCTGGTCACGGTGCAGCGCATCGTGCGCCGCCACGGCGGCCAGGTGTGGGCCGAAGGCGCGGTCGAATGCGGCGCGACCATCTCGTTCACACTGGGAACAGCCATCAACAGCGCGACCAACGAGCCGCCGCAATGAACCAGGCCCGACCACGAATGCCCAGAGCCAAGCCGGTCCTCGCTCGCAAGCGCGCATTGCGCGCGGCCACTGCCACCTCACGGGAATCGCAGCGGCGATATGA
- a CDS encoding glutaredoxin family protein: MILRLYTRVDCHLCDEMKAVVAPLALQFGATVEQIDVDSDPALAAAFGAEVPVLFIDDRKAFKYRVTPHELRARLQRAR, from the coding sequence GTGATCCTCCGCTTGTACACTCGCGTTGACTGCCACTTGTGCGACGAGATGAAGGCGGTGGTCGCGCCGCTGGCACTCCAGTTTGGTGCCACCGTCGAGCAGATCGATGTCGACAGCGATCCCGCGCTCGCCGCCGCGTTCGGCGCAGAAGTTCCGGTTTTGTTCATCGACGACCGCAAAGCGTTCAAGTACCGTGTCACGCCGCATGAGCTGCGCGCGCGGCTACAGCGAGCGCGCTGA
- a CDS encoding acyltransferase family protein: MAVRVESLAARRRAVATHERADSAPTTKPKRAAKHQPDVFDQVGEFLSQLADAVDPSVIRSLNKEVAERIERVPLKLNSFGYDPWGLRPDTARRALVASALAYRYYFRVQTHGVEHVPAGRVLIIGNHAGQVAIDAAMIGTATFLEAEPPRIVRGMGEYWLPTVPFISELMVRTGSVVGTPKNCVDLLHNGEAVIAFPEGVRGMNKLFSQRYQLQEFGLGFMRLALETHTPIVPVAVVGSEEQAPAIANLKWLGQLLGMPAFPITLTWPWLGPLGMIPFPTKYRIYFGKPLHFEGDPNDEDRVIERQVDKVKAAIHVMIDRGLRERSGVFF, from the coding sequence ATGGCGGTTCGAGTCGAGTCATTGGCAGCACGACGTCGCGCTGTGGCGACACACGAGCGCGCGGACTCCGCGCCGACGACCAAACCCAAGCGCGCCGCGAAGCATCAGCCCGACGTGTTCGATCAGGTTGGCGAGTTCCTCTCCCAACTCGCCGACGCGGTCGATCCGTCGGTGATTCGGAGTTTGAACAAGGAAGTGGCTGAGCGCATCGAGCGCGTGCCGCTCAAGCTCAACAGCTTCGGCTATGATCCATGGGGGCTGCGCCCCGACACCGCGCGGCGCGCGCTCGTCGCCAGCGCATTGGCGTATCGCTACTACTTCCGTGTCCAGACTCACGGCGTCGAGCATGTGCCCGCCGGCCGTGTGTTGATCATCGGCAATCACGCCGGGCAGGTGGCGATTGACGCGGCGATGATCGGCACCGCCACGTTTCTCGAAGCCGAGCCGCCGCGCATCGTGCGCGGCATGGGCGAGTACTGGTTGCCGACCGTGCCGTTCATCAGCGAACTGATGGTGCGCACCGGCTCCGTGGTGGGCACGCCGAAGAACTGCGTCGATCTCTTGCACAACGGTGAGGCGGTCATCGCCTTTCCCGAAGGTGTGCGCGGCATGAACAAGCTGTTCAGCCAGCGCTATCAATTGCAAGAGTTCGGCCTCGGCTTCATGCGCTTAGCGCTCGAAACTCACACGCCGATCGTGCCGGTGGCGGTCGTCGGCTCGGAAGAGCAGGCGCCGGCGATCGCGAATCTGAAATGGCTCGGGCAACTGCTCGGCATGCCGGCGTTTCCGATCACGCTCACCTGGCCGTGGCTCGGACCGCTGGGGATGATTCCGTTCCCGACGAAGTACCGCATCTATTTCGGCAAGCCGCTGCACTTCGAGGGCGACCCCAACGACGAGGATCGCGTGATCGAGCGGCAGGTCGATAAAGTGAAAGCCGCAATCCACGTGATGATCGATCGTGGCCTGCGCGAGCGTAGCGGGGTGTTCTTCTAG
- a CDS encoding PAS domain S-box protein, translating to MPRAKPVLARKRALRAATATSRESQRRYEALVASLDGIVWEADATTFQFSFVSQQAERLLGYPVARWIAEPNFWRDHLHPEDREWAVALCLAATQQQSAHDLEYRMIAADGRVVWLRDIVSVVVENGRATALRGIMVDISRRKETEAALRESQERLQLAVDGSNTGLWDFDVRTGCSHYSPAWKRMLGYREDEITGSLREWNALVHPDDRERLATVFQQHLDTAAAPTVPYEIELRLRHKDGSYRWMLSRAKVLLDEAGRPYRMLGAHVDITERKHAEQALRESEERFRTVIEHSMDAVTLVGADGTVRYRSPSGSRILGYAPEDGAGQNVFRRIHSDDAPGIAADFARILTTPGGSQRSDLRVQHGDGSWRWIEAIATNLLHEPGVQAIVANYRDVTERKRAEDELRASEARHRAVSELISDAAYSVRVEPDGSLQLEWSVGAFEQITGYPPEELNGASSWVKFVHPDDFPSAFDTLDRLFSGEPMKLESRIVTKNGAERWLRSTIRPIVDDAEGRVVRFITAIQDITERKSAEEALRRSEQRLRFALEAGQVGTWSTDPTTDSVEWSESLERIAGLAPGTFGKTLDAALRLIHPDDRAAVIEARNRAIVGADVELDFRIVRPDGSVRWLVTRGQFMRASVGQLPIIMGVAIDITERRQAQMALRASEEHYRSLIENLNDGLFTVNVQGQFTYVSPAMERMSGYSFEELAGRPFTNFVHPDDLPGLQASLERTAAGQLEPYEFRTFNKAGSVLHIRSSSRPRFVGDQFAGFSGIVSDITERKRAQVALQESEERYRQLVELAPDAIVVDRGGRIAFVNSAAVSLLGAAEAGDLVGKPILDFVHPDYHALVAEHVRAMADEPKLVRRAEEKIVRLDGTVLDVEVAAMALPYEGERAVQVVIQDISERKRAGAALVASEQRYTDLFESAHDIVYRHDLAGNFVAINRAAEQISGYTREELLVMNITQVIVPEDLARIHAEIGRMIAGEESPTALEFEILTKDGRRVALENNPRLISDNGEPVGVEGIARDVTERQRAATEIRQLNESLERRVRERTAELEAANKELEAFSYSVSHDLRVPLRAIDGFSKALVEDCAARLDDDGHHYLARIRAATHRMGILIDALLGLSRLSRSDLHRTRVDVSELARNITMELLATAPERQVEFIIAPGIVANADARLVRLVLENLLGNAWKYTTRHASARIEVGWEGAGAGGRGSEVERQSERAPAASLQSPSSVFFVRDDGAGFDMAFADKLFAIFQRLHTAREFDGNGIGLATVKRIVHRHGGRIWAEGAVEQGATFYFTLG from the coding sequence ATGCCCAGAGCCAAGCCGGTCCTCGCTCGCAAGCGCGCATTGCGCGCGGCCACTGCCACCTCACGGGAATCGCAGCGGCGATATGAGGCGCTGGTCGCCTCCCTCGACGGAATCGTATGGGAAGCCGATGCGACGACGTTTCAATTCTCCTTCGTCAGTCAGCAAGCGGAGCGGCTCCTCGGCTATCCCGTCGCTCGCTGGATTGCCGAGCCCAATTTTTGGAGGGACCATCTTCACCCGGAGGACCGCGAGTGGGCGGTGGCGTTGTGCCTAGCAGCCACTCAGCAGCAGAGCGCTCACGATCTTGAATACCGGATGATCGCCGCCGATGGGCGAGTGGTGTGGCTGCGCGACATCGTCAGTGTGGTGGTCGAGAACGGTCGCGCCACCGCGCTGCGCGGCATCATGGTGGACATCAGCCGGCGCAAGGAGACCGAGGCAGCCCTGCGCGAGAGTCAGGAGCGCCTGCAGCTCGCCGTCGACGGCTCGAACACCGGGCTGTGGGACTTCGATGTCCGCACCGGCTGCTCGCATTACTCCCCGGCGTGGAAGCGCATGCTTGGATACCGCGAGGACGAGATCACCGGGAGCCTTCGAGAATGGAACGCCTTGGTGCATCCCGACGACCGGGAGCGGCTGGCGACGGTGTTCCAACAGCATCTCGACACGGCAGCGGCACCCACCGTTCCCTACGAGATCGAACTGCGACTCCGCCACAAGGACGGCTCGTATCGCTGGATGCTCAGCCGCGCCAAGGTATTGCTCGACGAGGCCGGCCGACCCTATCGCATGCTTGGGGCGCACGTCGACATCACCGAGCGCAAGCACGCCGAGCAGGCGCTGCGCGAAAGTGAAGAGCGCTTCCGCACGGTGATCGAGCACAGCATGGACGCCGTCACGCTCGTCGGCGCCGACGGCACCGTGCGCTACCGCAGTCCCTCCGGCAGTCGCATCCTCGGCTACGCGCCCGAGGATGGCGCGGGGCAGAACGTGTTCCGCCGCATTCATTCCGATGACGCGCCCGGCATCGCCGCAGACTTCGCCCGCATCCTCACCACGCCCGGCGGCAGCCAGCGCTCAGATCTCCGGGTTCAGCACGGCGACGGATCTTGGCGGTGGATTGAAGCCATTGCCACCAATCTCCTGCACGAGCCGGGCGTCCAAGCGATCGTGGCGAACTACCGCGACGTCACCGAGCGCAAGCGCGCAGAAGACGAACTGCGGGCCAGCGAGGCGCGCCATCGCGCCGTCTCCGAGCTCATCTCGGACGCCGCCTACTCGGTGCGCGTCGAACCCGACGGATCATTGCAGCTGGAGTGGAGTGTCGGCGCATTTGAACAGATCACCGGCTATCCGCCGGAAGAGTTGAACGGGGCCTCTAGCTGGGTGAAGTTCGTGCACCCCGACGATTTTCCAAGCGCCTTCGATACCCTGGATCGGTTGTTTAGCGGCGAACCGATGAAGCTTGAAAGCCGCATCGTGACCAAAAACGGTGCGGAACGATGGTTGCGTTCAACTATCCGCCCTATCGTCGACGACGCCGAAGGCCGTGTGGTGCGCTTCATCACCGCGATTCAGGACATCACCGAGCGCAAGAGTGCCGAGGAAGCGCTGCGTCGCAGTGAACAGCGGCTCCGGTTTGCGCTCGAAGCGGGTCAGGTCGGCACGTGGTCCACCGATCCCACCACGGATTCCGTCGAGTGGTCCGAGAGCCTCGAACGAATCGCCGGCCTCGCCCCGGGGACCTTCGGGAAGACTCTCGACGCCGCGCTGCGCCTGATCCATCCGGACGATCGAGCCGCCGTGATCGAGGCGCGAAACCGCGCGATCGTGGGCGCCGATGTCGAGCTCGATTTTCGCATCGTGCGGCCGGATGGCAGCGTGCGCTGGCTGGTCACCCGCGGGCAGTTCATGCGCGCCAGTGTTGGCCAGCTCCCGATCATCATGGGGGTCGCGATCGACATCACCGAACGCCGGCAGGCGCAGATGGCGTTGCGCGCGAGTGAAGAACACTACCGTTCGCTGATCGAGAACTTGAATGACGGCCTGTTCACGGTGAACGTGCAGGGACAGTTCACCTACGTCAGTCCCGCCATGGAGCGCATGTCGGGCTACTCGTTCGAAGAGTTGGCCGGCCGGCCGTTCACCAACTTCGTCCATCCCGACGACCTGCCCGGGTTGCAGGCCAGTCTGGAACGCACCGCCGCGGGGCAACTGGAACCGTATGAGTTCCGCACGTTCAACAAGGCCGGGAGTGTGCTGCACATCCGTTCTTCGAGTCGCCCCCGGTTCGTGGGCGATCAGTTCGCCGGCTTCAGCGGGATTGTCAGCGACATCACGGAGCGCAAGCGCGCGCAGGTCGCGTTGCAAGAGAGTGAGGAGCGCTACCGCCAGCTGGTCGAGCTCGCCCCCGACGCGATCGTGGTTGACCGCGGCGGGCGGATCGCGTTCGTCAACTCGGCTGCCGTCTCGTTGCTCGGTGCTGCCGAAGCCGGAGACCTGGTCGGCAAACCGATCCTGGACTTCGTGCATCCCGACTACCACGCGCTGGTTGCGGAACACGTTCGCGCTATGGCGGACGAACCGAAACTGGTGCGCCGGGCAGAAGAGAAAATCGTCCGGCTCGACGGCACGGTGCTCGACGTCGAAGTGGCGGCGATGGCGCTCCCCTACGAAGGCGAACGGGCCGTTCAGGTGGTGATTCAGGACATCAGCGAGCGCAAGCGCGCGGGAGCGGCATTGGTGGCGAGTGAACAGCGCTATACCGACCTCTTCGAGAGCGCGCACGATATTGTCTACCGTCACGACCTGGCCGGTAACTTCGTGGCGATCAACCGAGCGGCCGAGCAGATCAGCGGCTACACCCGCGAGGAACTGCTGGTCATGAACATTACTCAGGTGATCGTGCCCGAAGATCTCGCCCGCATCCACGCAGAGATCGGCCGCATGATCGCAGGCGAGGAATCCCCAACAGCCCTGGAGTTCGAGATTCTGACCAAGGACGGCCGTCGCGTGGCGCTCGAAAACAACCCCCGGCTGATCTCGGACAACGGGGAGCCGGTCGGCGTGGAAGGCATCGCGCGCGATGTCACCGAGCGCCAGCGCGCCGCCACGGAGATCCGGCAGCTCAACGAGTCACTGGAGCGGCGAGTGCGCGAGCGGACGGCCGAACTCGAAGCGGCAAACAAGGAACTGGAGGCGTTCAGCTATTCGGTCTCGCACGACCTACGCGTGCCCCTGCGCGCGATCGACGGATTCAGCAAGGCGCTGGTCGAAGACTGCGCCGCGCGGCTCGATGACGATGGCCACCACTACCTGGCGAGGATCCGTGCCGCGACTCACCGCATGGGCATATTGATCGATGCGTTGCTCGGGTTATCACGCCTGAGCCGCAGCGATCTCCATCGCACGCGGGTGGATGTGAGTGAACTCGCCCGCAACATCACCATGGAATTGCTCGCCACCGCGCCCGAACGACAAGTCGAGTTCATCATCGCGCCCGGGATTGTGGCCAACGCCGATGCGCGCCTGGTGCGCCTGGTGCTGGAGAACCTCCTCGGCAACGCGTGGAAGTATACGACTCGGCACGCCAGTGCGCGGATCGAGGTGGGATGGGAAGGCGCAGGCGCCGGGGGTCGGGGATCAGAGGTCGAGCGACAATCTGAACGTGCCCCGGCTGCAAGCCTCCAGTCCCCATCATCCGTGTTCTTCGTTCGCGACGACGGTGCGGGGTTCGATATGGCGTTCGCCGACAAATTGTTCGCCATCTTCCAGCGCCTGCACACGGCGCGCGAATTCGACGGCAATGGGATCGGGCTCGCCACGGTCAAACGCATCGTTCACCGCCACGGTGGACGCATCTGGGCCGAAGGCGCGGTCGAACAGGGAGCGACGTTCTATTTCACGCTTGGCTGA
- a CDS encoding NAD-dependent epimerase/dehydratase family protein: MEKVLITGIAGGLGRLLARRLHGDYDVVGVDRVPWENRPREVRFYQVDHRKKRFEDVIRREKPHAIVHLAFIRHFDDDPTTRHEVNVAGTTRLLELAVEYAVKKLIIFSSSYVYGALPENPFYMDENYPLNASRTYPEVRDLVEVDTLAGAYLWRYPKIHTAVLRPVSVLGYDVSSAIGRYLGLDLVPTVMGFDPMMQFIHEEDVADAIGRTIATNLRGIYNVVGPPAVPLSVAIRATGGLAVPLPEFITRPAVTALFRFGMYPFPPGVIDFVKYPCTLDGSRFEAAAGFTPRFSLEETFASVRN, from the coding sequence ATGGAAAAGGTGCTGATCACCGGCATCGCCGGCGGGCTGGGACGGTTGCTCGCGCGGCGCTTGCACGGCGACTACGACGTCGTTGGGGTCGACCGTGTGCCGTGGGAGAACCGGCCGCGCGAGGTCCGCTTCTATCAAGTCGATCATCGCAAAAAACGCTTCGAGGATGTGATCCGGCGCGAGAAGCCCCACGCCATTGTTCACCTCGCGTTCATTCGTCACTTCGACGACGATCCGACGACCCGGCACGAGGTCAACGTTGCCGGCACCACGCGCCTGCTGGAGCTTGCGGTCGAGTACGCCGTGAAGAAATTGATCATCTTCTCCAGTTCGTACGTCTACGGCGCGCTGCCGGAGAACCCCTTCTACATGGATGAAAATTATCCGCTCAACGCCAGCCGCACTTATCCGGAGGTGCGTGACCTGGTCGAAGTCGACACGCTCGCCGGCGCGTATCTGTGGCGCTATCCCAAGATCCACACCGCCGTCCTGCGACCGGTCAGCGTGCTCGGCTACGACGTGAGCAGCGCGATCGGTCGCTACCTCGGGTTGGATCTGGTGCCGACAGTGATGGGGTTCGATCCGATGATGCAGTTCATTCACGAAGAAGATGTCGCCGACGCGATTGGGCGCACGATCGCGACGAACCTGCGCGGGATTTACAACGTCGTTGGCCCGCCGGCGGTGCCGCTCTCGGTCGCGATCCGCGCCACCGGCGGCCTGGCGGTGCCGCTGCCGGAATTCATCACGCGTCCTGCCGTCACGGCGCTGTTCCGCTTCGGCATGTACCCGTTCCCGCCGGGGGTGATCGACTTCGTCAAGTATCCCTGCACGCTGGATGGAAGTCGCTTCGAGGCTGCGGCCGGTTTTACGCCGCGGTTCTCGCTCGAAGAGACTTTTGCAAGCGTTCGCAATTGA
- a CDS encoding aminopeptidase yields MHRVTLALLVVVLPLSGCASSLYVLRSSYEEARILWRREPIERVLQQPDLNAETKHKLQLVLDARGFARDTLRLRVGGSFTSLTRVDADQVVHVVVAAHRDRLELVTRWFPIVGAVPYQGFFDENDAREAAAALEAQGYDTVVQPSVAFSTLGWFDDPLLSNLLHFDGVSLTSIVIHELTHNTRYLTGQGAFNESFADFVGYRGALAFFEGRYDTDGAARAHQLWNDALAFSTFLGDATTRLHDAYARGIDEPERQRLFARMQTDFRALPLQTNLYVDFGRAPLNNARILHYQLYNDRLALFEAIFEREHGDLAQTIATVLHAADGAADPFSALEQQLGGHSELADASRVLLLSAAASSR; encoded by the coding sequence GTGCATCGGGTCACGCTCGCGCTGCTGGTTGTCGTGCTGCCGCTCAGCGGCTGCGCGTCGTCGCTGTACGTGTTGCGCTCAAGTTACGAAGAGGCTCGTATTCTGTGGCGACGCGAGCCGATCGAACGGGTGTTGCAGCAGCCCGACCTCAACGCCGAGACGAAACACAAGCTGCAGCTCGTGCTCGATGCGCGCGGGTTCGCGCGCGACACGCTGCGCTTGCGCGTTGGCGGCAGCTTCACCAGCCTGACGCGCGTCGATGCCGATCAGGTCGTTCACGTCGTCGTCGCCGCGCACCGCGACCGTCTGGAGCTTGTGACTCGCTGGTTTCCCATCGTAGGAGCGGTGCCGTATCAGGGATTCTTCGACGAGAATGACGCGCGTGAAGCCGCCGCCGCGCTCGAAGCGCAAGGCTACGATACGGTGGTGCAGCCGTCGGTGGCCTTTAGCACCTTGGGCTGGTTCGATGATCCGTTGCTGTCAAACTTGTTGCACTTCGACGGGGTCAGCTTGACCAGCATCGTCATCCACGAACTGACGCACAACACGCGCTACCTGACAGGGCAGGGCGCGTTCAACGAGTCGTTCGCCGACTTCGTCGGCTACCGCGGAGCGTTGGCATTCTTTGAAGGTCGCTACGACACGGACGGCGCCGCTAGGGCGCACCAGCTGTGGAACGACGCGCTGGCGTTCTCGACGTTCCTCGGCGACGCGACGACGCGCCTGCATGACGCCTACGCGCGTGGAATTGACGAACCCGAACGCCAGCGTCTCTTCGCCCGCATGCAGACCGACTTTCGCGCGCTGCCGCTGCAGACCAATCTCTACGTCGACTTCGGCCGCGCGCCGCTCAACAACGCGCGCATTCTCCACTACCAGCTTTACAACGACCGGCTCGCTCTGTTCGAGGCGATATTCGAGCGCGAGCACGGTGACCTGGCGCAGACCATCGCCACCGTCCTGCACGCGGCCGACGGTGCGGCCGACCCGTTCTCCGCACTGGAGCAACAGCTTGGTGGGCACTCCGAACTCGCTGACGCTTCGCGTGTGCTGCTGCTCAGTGCCGCCGCGTCTTCGCGGTGA